Proteins encoded within one genomic window of Flavobacterium sp. NG2:
- a CDS encoding pentapeptide repeat-containing protein, with protein sequence MEELLHIQKTFEKVAFINKSVHNREFEDCIFKNCDFSNSDFSNNTFMDCQFIDCNLSMTKLIKTGLKTVTFTNCKLMGIEFHACNDFLFQVSFQDSVLDYASFTHKKMPKTTFSNCSLKEVAFMNTDLSLSVFDNCNLAGAIFNNTQLKEVNFTTAYNYNIDPEFNPMKKARFASDGILGLLRKYDIKIV encoded by the coding sequence ATGGAAGAATTACTTCATATCCAAAAAACCTTTGAAAAAGTCGCTTTTATCAACAAAAGTGTACACAATCGAGAATTTGAAGATTGCATTTTTAAAAACTGTGATTTTTCAAATAGTGATTTCTCTAACAATACTTTTATGGATTGCCAATTTATCGATTGCAATCTTTCGATGACCAAATTGATAAAAACGGGCTTGAAAACCGTTACGTTTACCAATTGCAAGCTAATGGGAATTGAATTTCATGCTTGTAATGATTTTTTGTTCCAAGTTAGTTTTCAGGATTCTGTTTTGGATTATGCTTCTTTTACCCATAAAAAGATGCCTAAAACTACGTTTTCTAACTGCTCTTTAAAAGAAGTAGCTTTTATGAATACTGATTTATCTCTTTCAGTTTTTGATAATTGCAATTTGGCCGGAGCTATTTTCAATAATACACAATTGAAAGAAGTGAATTTCACTACCGCTTACAATTACAACATCGACCCCGAATTTAACCCCATGAAAAAGGCTCGATTCGCTTCGGATGGAATTCTGGGTTTGTTACGAAAGTACGATATTAAAATTGTGTGA
- a CDS encoding DUF1572 family protein: METNTIYLESVKKQFLYYKTIGEKAMEQLEPQQLLFQTNEDTNSIATIVKHISGNMLSRWTDFMTTDGEKEWRNRDGEFENDLDSKAAVLEAWNKGWDCLFGTLNSLQPEDLTKIIYIRNEGHTVIEAINRQLAHYPYHVGQIIFYAKELKKTPWDSLSIARNKSENYNADKFAKAKEIKNFTDDELKRLNNK, from the coding sequence ATGGAAACGAATACAATATACCTGGAAAGTGTAAAAAAACAGTTTTTGTACTATAAAACCATAGGCGAAAAAGCTATGGAACAACTAGAACCGCAACAATTGTTATTTCAAACGAACGAAGATACCAATAGCATTGCTACTATTGTCAAACATATCTCAGGAAATATGCTTTCGCGTTGGACTGATTTCATGACAACCGATGGAGAAAAGGAATGGCGTAATCGCGATGGAGAATTTGAAAATGATTTGGATTCCAAAGCAGCTGTTTTAGAAGCTTGGAATAAGGGTTGGGATTGCTTGTTCGGTACTTTAAACAGTTTGCAACCCGAGGATTTAACAAAAATCATCTACATCCGAAATGAGGGACACACGGTAATAGAAGCCATCAACAGACAACTGGCGCATTATCCGTATCATGTGGGACAAATTATTTTTTATGCCAAAGAATTGAAAAAAACGCCTTGGGACAGCTTATCAATTGCTCGAAATAAATCTGAAAATTATAACGCAGATAAATTTGCCAAAGCCAAAGAAATTAAGAACTTTACCGATGACGAATTAAAGCGATTAAATAACAAATAA
- a CDS encoding DNA topoisomerase IV has product MKKLLLLVSVFSLLVSCMQAERNCTDFKTGKFKFEHEVDGVIKTTFFERNDSIEIETYEGKTDTASIRWVNDCEYVLTKLNPKSMAEEKAVNIKILSTKDNSYLFEFGIVGMAQKQRGTATKLN; this is encoded by the coding sequence ATGAAAAAATTACTCCTATTAGTTTCTGTGTTTAGCCTTTTGGTTTCTTGTATGCAGGCAGAACGCAATTGTACCGACTTTAAAACTGGAAAATTCAAGTTTGAACACGAGGTCGATGGTGTTATCAAAACAACCTTTTTTGAACGCAATGACAGCATTGAAATTGAAACTTACGAAGGAAAGACCGATACGGCTTCCATACGCTGGGTGAACGATTGTGAATACGTGCTGACAAAGTTAAATCCTAAATCGATGGCCGAAGAAAAAGCAGTGAACATCAAAATTTTATCTACTAAAGACAATAGCTACTTATTTGAATTTGGAATTGTTGGTATGGCTCAAAAACAACGTGGAACAGCGACAAAACTTAACTAA
- a CDS encoding TerC family protein produces the protein MEVFLNPDAWIALLTLTFLEIVLGIDNIIFISIATGKLPEENRKKATKIGMFLAMFMRIVLLFGINLLIQMKEPWFTIDLSWFSAGITGQSLILLAGGLFLIYKSTNEIREKVDHKGEEEHKIENAAKKSFQSVIIQIIMIDLVFSFDSILTAVGMTNGVEGALYIMVTAVIISVLIMMQFAVPVGTFVNKNPSIQILGLAFLILIGMMLLTESAHLSNALILGSHVTPIPKGYLYFAISFSLFVEMLNMKSSRKAKDLKQ, from the coding sequence ATGGAAGTATTCTTGAATCCAGATGCTTGGATTGCCTTATTAACCCTGACTTTTCTAGAAATTGTACTAGGGATTGACAACATTATTTTTATCTCAATTGCCACAGGAAAACTACCTGAAGAAAATCGTAAAAAAGCGACCAAAATAGGGATGTTTCTAGCGATGTTTATGCGAATTGTGCTTTTGTTTGGTATCAACTTATTAATACAAATGAAAGAACCTTGGTTTACGATTGATTTGAGTTGGTTCTCAGCAGGAATAACAGGTCAAAGTTTGATTTTACTCGCTGGTGGATTGTTTTTGATTTACAAAAGCACCAATGAAATTAGAGAAAAAGTAGACCATAAAGGTGAGGAAGAACACAAGATTGAAAATGCTGCAAAAAAATCATTTCAATCTGTGATTATCCAAATTATTATGATTGATTTAGTATTCTCATTTGATAGTATTTTGACCGCTGTAGGAATGACAAATGGTGTTGAAGGGGCGCTTTATATCATGGTTACAGCAGTGATTATTTCTGTATTAATAATGATGCAGTTTGCTGTTCCTGTGGGGACTTTTGTCAACAAAAACCCTTCGATACAGATATTAGGTTTGGCCTTTTTAATTTTGATTGGAATGATGTTATTGACTGAAAGTGCGCACTTATCCAATGCCTTAATCTTGGGAAGTCACGTTACTCCAATCCCTAAAGGATATTTGTATTTTGCCATTTCATTCTCTTTATTTGTTGAAATGTTGAATATGAAAAGCAGCCGAAAAGCAAAAGACCTAAAACAATAA
- a CDS encoding sulfatase, protein MKNKSFFSLLLAGLIFTTVSICAQKKKQPNVLFIAVDDLRADLGCYGSDVVKSPNIDALAQSGVQFNRAYCQEAICGPSRASLMTGARPETINVIDLFQDFRLNCPSIKTIPQHFRENGYETVYTGKVFHGKYTDDALSWSRKPIRVKTKGESVEKTGGYALPENQLMYLKNKIELEEKYGEKMIRENWLAKGPDTECADVPDDTYEDGQNTNSAIATLKDLVKNDSKPWFLALGFHKPHLDWIAPKKYWDLYDEATIPIATQVNPPKDGAAMGLSESLEVRVGADMPKTEPFSPELQRKLRHGYYACISYIDAQLGKMITALKESGEYDNTIIVLWSDHGFNLGEMGYWGKATNYELATRVPFIVVAPGVTDKVKGQKSDALVEMVDIFPTLSDLAGLKRPEHLEGHSIVPVLKNPAIKWQEAAFSLFPNPAMREWAARPFTPPFRNSFFGPLIKKIETKIETQMGDKWDRQVFEDFVMGYAMRTNRYRLVVWKDRRFPKNEPLFVELFDHEKDPQESVNIAKQNPKLVKQLMVTFNGGWQSSLKGYKN, encoded by the coding sequence ATGAAAAATAAAAGTTTTTTTAGTTTGCTTCTAGCAGGGTTAATCTTCACAACTGTTAGTATTTGCGCCCAAAAAAAGAAACAACCCAATGTACTTTTTATAGCAGTGGATGATCTTCGTGCGGATTTAGGTTGTTATGGTTCGGATGTGGTAAAATCTCCTAATATTGATGCCTTGGCACAATCTGGAGTGCAATTTAATCGTGCTTATTGTCAAGAGGCTATTTGTGGTCCATCGCGTGCTAGTTTGATGACGGGAGCGCGACCTGAGACAATTAATGTAATTGATTTGTTTCAAGATTTTAGATTGAATTGTCCAAGTATAAAAACGATTCCGCAACACTTTCGTGAAAATGGCTATGAAACGGTTTATACAGGAAAAGTTTTTCACGGGAAATATACTGATGATGCCCTTTCATGGAGTCGTAAACCTATTCGAGTAAAAACCAAAGGAGAATCCGTTGAAAAAACTGGGGGCTATGCCTTGCCTGAAAATCAGTTGATGTATCTTAAAAATAAAATTGAACTAGAGGAAAAGTATGGTGAAAAAATGATTCGTGAAAACTGGCTCGCCAAAGGTCCAGATACTGAATGTGCCGATGTGCCTGATGATACTTATGAGGACGGTCAAAATACCAATTCGGCTATTGCTACTTTGAAGGACTTGGTTAAAAATGATAGTAAACCTTGGTTTCTGGCTTTAGGTTTTCATAAGCCACATTTAGATTGGATTGCTCCAAAAAAATATTGGGATTTATACGATGAAGCGACTATTCCAATCGCCACTCAGGTGAATCCACCTAAAGACGGTGCGGCCATGGGATTGTCCGAGTCTTTAGAGGTGCGCGTAGGTGCTGATATGCCTAAAACGGAACCTTTTTCACCAGAATTACAGCGTAAATTGCGCCATGGGTATTATGCTTGTATTAGTTATATCGATGCACAGTTAGGAAAAATGATTACTGCCTTAAAGGAGTCAGGGGAATATGATAATACCATTATTGTATTGTGGTCAGATCATGGTTTCAATTTAGGTGAAATGGGTTATTGGGGTAAAGCAACCAATTATGAACTAGCAACTCGTGTCCCTTTTATCGTTGTCGCTCCTGGAGTTACAGATAAAGTTAAAGGGCAAAAATCTGATGCTTTGGTAGAAATGGTAGATATTTTTCCAACTCTTTCAGACTTAGCAGGCTTAAAACGTCCAGAGCATTTAGAAGGACATAGTATTGTTCCGGTATTGAAAAATCCAGCGATAAAATGGCAAGAGGCTGCTTTTAGTTTGTTTCCAAATCCAGCAATGCGTGAGTGGGCAGCGAGGCCTTTTACGCCGCCATTTCGTAATTCATTCTTTGGTCCGCTAATCAAAAAAATTGAGACTAAAATCGAAACCCAAATGGGAGACAAATGGGATCGTCAAGTTTTTGAAGATTTTGTAATGGGATATGCAATGCGTACCAATCGTTATAGATTAGTCGTATGGAAAGACAGACGTTTTCCTAAAAATGAACCACTGTTTGTAGAATTGTTTGATCATGAAAAAGACCCGCAAGAAAGTGTAAATATTGCGAAACAAAATCCAAAGTTGGTTAAACAGTTGATGGTTACCTTCAATGGAGGATGGCAATCAAGTTTAAAAGGGTATAAAAACTAA